The Brassica napus cultivar Da-Ae chromosome C7, Da-Ae, whole genome shotgun sequence genome has a segment encoding these proteins:
- the LOC125590539 gene encoding glutathione S-transferase T2-like, translating to MDPFSLNSPGLVNLLASQSSQTIDLGCSEVPKPASKRKWTTKKDIVLISAWLNTSKDPIKAAKFWKRIEEYVNASPLLIGSVPREWSQCKQRWGRVNEQVCNFVGSHEAALKEQASGQNENDVMKAAHDIFFNDYHVKFSLEHCWRELRFDQKWRSHSLSKDGAKEKMKEPAEEVSAEEDVRPPGVKASKAAKRKKHANEAAFDQIESILAVKNNISKQKILDRHGLHEVDACGRGCLFFISVSLGIRSRVAGGGCL from the exons atggaTCCTTTTTCCCTTAACTCTCCCGGGTTGGTTAACCTACTAGCTTCCCAGAGCAGTCAAACAATAGACTTAGGGTGTTCTGAGGTTCCTAAACCTGCGTCAAAGCGAAAGTGGACAACCAAAAAAGACATTGTGCTGATcagtgcttggttgaacacCAGCAAGGATCCAATC AAGGCAGCTAAGTTTTGGAAGCGAATAGAGGAGTATGTCAATGCTAGCCCTCTGCTCATTGGCTCCGTTCCTAGGGAGTGGAGTcaatgtaagcagaggtggggaaggGTGAATGAGCAGGTGTgcaattttgtgggaagccatGAAGCCGCTTTGAAGGAGCAAGCGAGTGGccaaaatgagaatgatgtcaTGAAGGCTGCCCATGACATCTTCTTTAATGACTATCATGTCAAGTTCAGTCTTGAACATTGTTGGAGGGAGCTTAGGTTTGATCAAAAATGGAGATCACACTCATTGTCGAAAGATGGTgcaaaggagaaaatgaaggaACCTGCAGAGGAGGTGTCTGCCGAGGAAGATGTTAGGCCTCCTGGTGTTAAGGCTAGCAAAGCAGCCAAACGCAAGAAGCACGCGAATGAAGCAGCTTTTGATCAGATAGAGAGCATATTAGCTGTCAAAAATAACATATCCAAACAGAAAATCCTTGATC gtcacgggttgcATGAGGTGGATGCATGTGGACGTGGATGCTTGTTCTTTATCTCGGTTTCTTTAGGTATCAGGTCACGGGTTGCAGGAGGTGGATGCTTGTAG
- the LOC106395130 gene encoding probable disease resistance protein At5g66900 has translation MRKDHPRYSSLNEKDAKALLVHVAPRPYNAPQAEYEEVLRKILKRCNGLPLLIEVLGVPLKGKPLYYWKGQVESWSEKETNLDGVLKLLQPSFTALEPHLKECFMDMGSFLEDQKIRASVIIDIWVELYGKSPTSSSLAYMKYLDDLASQNLLKLIPLGRKEHEDGFYNELLVTQHDVLRELAIHQSKQEAVLERKRHSLVIQGDNYPDDLLLSQRESVRFLSISTDDLFSSSWEEMDSFQFPKVEALLLNISSSNYALPGFIATMKKLKVVIIINHGPDPAKLTNLSCLNSLPNLKRIRLEKVEITFLDILQLQLGRLKKLSLVMCSFGEVFYDTDETDASKALPSLQEIDIDYCYDLDELPYWISEAVSWEKLSITNCHKLSILPEAIGNLSKLELLRLCSCISLSELPETTARLNNLQFLDISDCLGLRKLPLEIGRLDKLKKISMNKCWKCELPDSVRNLENLEVKCDEETEMVLWKGLEEKMINLNVQVEETEHNLNLLRLL, from the exons ATGCGGAAAGACCACCCACGTTACTCATCTTTGAATGAAAAAGATGCTAAAGCCCTTCTCGTTCACGTTGCACCGCGGCCTTATAACGCGCCTCAAGCTGAGTATGAAGAAGTTCTCCGAAAG ATATTGAAACGTTGCAATGGACTCCCACTACTAATTGAAGTACTTGGCGTTCCACTTAAAGGAAAACCTCTCTATTATTGGAAAGGGCAGGTGGAAAGCTGGtctgaaaaagaaacaaatctcgATGGTGTGCTAAAACTTCTGCAGCCTAGCTTCACTGCCCTGGAACCTCATCTTAAAGAGTGTTTCATGGACATGGGTTCGTTTCTGGAGGACCAAAAGATACGTGCTTCCGTTATAATTGACATATGGGTGGAACTATATGGTAAAAGTCCTACTAGTAGTAGTCTCGCATACATGAAATACCTCGATGACCTTGCTTCCCAGAACCTGCTTAAACTTATTCCTCTCGG GAGAAAAGAGCATGAAGATGGTTTCTACAATGAGCTCCTAGTCACTCAACATGATGTCCTGAGGGAGCTTGCTATCCATCAAAGCAAACAAGAAGCAGTCCTGGAAAGAAAAAGACACAGTTTGGTGATACAAGGCGATAACTATCCTGACGACTTGCTTTTGAGTCAAAGGGAGTCTGTCCGCTTCCTCTCTATCTCTACAG ATGATTTGTTCTCATCTAGTTGGGAGGAAATGGATTCATTTCAGTTCCCTAAGGTTGAGGCTTTACTTCTTAACATCTCTTCATCAAACTATGCACTACCAGGCTTCATTGCTACAATGAAGAAACTCAAGGTTGTGATTATCATAAATCACGGTCCTGATCCTGCAAAATTGACCAACTTGTCGTGTCTCAACTCGTTACCTAATCTGAAACGGATCAGACTGGAGAAAGTTGAAATCACTTTTCTGGACATTCTCCAGTTGCAGCTTGGCAGACTGAAGAAGTTGTCTTTGGTTATGTGTAGTTTCGGTGAGGTTTTCTATGACACTGATGAAACAGATGCCTCTAAAGCCCTTCCTAGTTTACAGGAGATTGACATAGACTATTGCTATGATCTTGATGAGTTGCCGTATTGGATCTCTGAAGCCGTTTCGTGGGAGAAACTTAGCATCACAAACTGTCATAAGCTCTCTATACTTCCTGAAGCTATAGGCAACTTGAGTAAGTTAGAATTGCTGAGGTTATGTTCTTGTATTAGTCTCTCTGAGCTACccgaaacaactgcgagactCAACAACCTGCAGTTTCTGGATATTTCTGATTGCTTAGGATTGAGAAAGTTGCCTCTAGAGATAGGGAGACTGGATAAGCTGAAGAAGATCTCCATGAACAAGTGTTGGAAATGTGAACTGCCGGATTCAGTGAGGAATCTAGAGAATCTGGAAGTGAAATGCGATGAAGAAACTGAGATGGTCTTGTGGAAAggtttagaggaaaaaatgatAAACTTGAATGTTCAAGTGGAGGAAACAGAGCACAACCTGAACTTGCTTCGACTGTTGTAA
- the LOC106390355 gene encoding serine/threonine-protein kinase SRK2I: MDRAAAVSTGPMDMPIMHDSDRYDFVKDIGSGNFGVARLMRDKVTKELVAVKYIERGDKIDENVQREIINHRSLRHPNIVRFREVILTPTHLAIIMEYASGGELYERICNAGRFSEDEARFFFQQLISGVSYCHAMQICHRDLKLENTLLDGSPAPRLKICDFGYSKSSVLHSQPKSTVGTPAYIAPEVLLRQEYDGKIADVWSCGVTLYVMLVGAYPFEDPDEPRDYRKTIQRILSVKYAIPEDVRISPECCHLISRIFVADPATRISIPEIKNHAWFLKNLPADLIEESNTGSQFQEPEQPMQSLDAIMQIISEATIPAVRNRCLDDFMTDNLDLDDDMDDFDSESEIDIDSSGEIVYAL; this comes from the exons atGGATCGAGCAGCAGCGGTGAGCACAGGACCGATGGATATGCCGATTATGCACGACAGTGATCGATACGACTTCGTTAAAGATATTGGGTCTGGTAACTTCGGAGTAGCTCGTCTCATGAGAGATAAAGTCACAAAGGAGCTCGTTGCTGTTAAATACATCGAGCGAGGAGACAag ATTGATGAGAATGTTCAGAGGGAAATAATAAACCACAGGTCACTCAGGCATCCTAATATTGTCAGATTTAGAGAG GTCATTTTAACACCGACTCATTTGGCTATTATAATGGAATATGCTTCTGGTGGTGAACTTTATGAGCGGATTTGCAATGCTGGACGGTTTAGCGAGGATGAG GCTCGATTCTTCTTTCAGCAGCTTATATCTGGAGTCAGCTATTGTCATGCCATG CAAATTTGCCATCGTGACCTGAAGTTGGAGAATACATTATTGGACGGAAGTCCTGCACCTCGCTTGAAAATATGTGATTTTGGATACTCAAAG TCTTCTGTTCTTCACTCGCAACCAAAATCAACTGTTGGCACTCCTGCTTACATTGCACCAGAGGTGCTACTTCGTCAAGAATATGATGGCAAG ATTGCAGATGTATGGTCGTGTGGTGTAACCTTATACGTCATGTTGGTTGGAGCTTATCCATTCGAAGATCCAGACGAGCCTAGAGACTATCGTAAGACTATACAGAGAATCCTTAGCGTTAAATACGCGATCCCTGAAGACGTAAGGATTTCACCTGAATGCTGTCATCTCATTTCAAGAATCTTCGTTGCTGATCCCGCTACC AGGATTAGCATACCGGAGATCAAAAACCATGCTTGGTTCTTGAAGAACCTTCCAGCTGATCTAATAGAGGAGAGCAACACGGGAAGCCAGTTTCAAGAGCCTGAACAACCGATGCAGAGCCTCGACGCGATCATGCAGATCATCTCCGAAGCCACGATTCCCGCTGTGAGAAACCGTTGTCTAGACGATTTCATGACGGACAATCTTGATCTTGATGATGATATGGACGACTTTGATTCCGAGTCTGAGATCGATATTGATAGTAGCGGAGAGATAGTTTATGCTCTGTGA